One segment of Pontibacter akesuensis DNA contains the following:
- a CDS encoding DoxX family protein, whose product MAILRAGYKWRHIGLLLLRVGIGIMFILHGWPKLAAGPERWEMIGQSTQVLGIDFAPVFWGFMAGFAEVVGGFCILLGFLFRPACMLLVITMLVATAKHAAAGDGFGGFSHALEAAILFFSLLFIGPGKYSLDNSIFPTDKKRSKAGYYK is encoded by the coding sequence ATGGCTATACTTCGCGCAGGTTACAAATGGAGACATATTGGTTTGCTGCTGCTCCGGGTGGGCATTGGCATCATGTTTATACTACATGGCTGGCCTAAACTGGCAGCCGGACCTGAGCGCTGGGAGATGATCGGGCAGAGTACTCAGGTACTAGGTATTGACTTTGCGCCTGTTTTCTGGGGCTTTATGGCCGGTTTTGCCGAAGTGGTAGGTGGCTTTTGTATTCTGCTTGGTTTCCTGTTTCGCCCTGCCTGTATGTTGCTTGTGATCACGATGCTGGTGGCTACCGCCAAGCACGCCGCTGCCGGCGATGGCTTCGGCGGCTTCTCGCACGCACTGGAGGCGGCCATACTTTTCTTCTCGCTCCTGTTTATCGGCCCCGGCAAGTATAGCCTCGACAATTCCATA